A stretch of Henckelia pumila isolate YLH828 chromosome 4, ASM3356847v2, whole genome shotgun sequence DNA encodes these proteins:
- the LOC140864918 gene encoding uncharacterized protein: protein MGREENSKLNIAIIHPDLGIGGAERLVVDAAVELTSYGHNVHIFTSHHDQNRCFEETVSGIFPVTVYGAFLPRHIFYRLHAVCAYLRCIFVALCVFFMYPTFDVILVDQVSVVIPLMKLKKVSKVVFYCHFPDLLLAQHTTILRRIYRKPIDYLEEITTGMADLILVNSKFTASTFAKTFKFLNASGIRPAVLYPAVNVDQFDEVNATKLNFLSINRFERKKNIDLAISSFARLCNNEFDVLGGANNEGFTLTIAGGFDKRLRENVECLEDLKNLSKSKGVLDRVHFVTSCPTSERNTLLSQCLCVIYTPKDEHFGIVPLEAMAAHKPVIACNSGGPVETIKNGVTGFLCDPTPQEFSLAMANFIRNPQMSETMGSDARKHVVQSFSTKIFGQHLNAYLVDTARRKRE from the exons ATGGGCAGAGAGGAAAATTCGAAGTTGAACATCGCAATtattcaccctgatcttggaaTAG GTGGAGCAGAAAGATTAGTTGTCGATGCTGCTGTTGAACTCACATCTTATGGGCACAATGTTCATATTTTTACCTCACACCATGACCAAAACCGATGTTTTGAGGAAACAGTTTCTG GCATCTTTCCAGTAACTGTGTATGGTGCTTTCCTACCACGCCATATCTTCTATCGTCTTCATGCAGTATGCGCATACCTGCGGTGTATTTTTGTTGCTCTATGTGTGTTTTTCATGTATCCTACATTCGACGTTATACTCGTGGATCAGGTCTCCGTTGTCATTCCATTGATGAAGCTGAAGAAGGTTTCAAAG GTTGTATTTTATTGCCATTTTCCAGATTTATTACTGGCTCAACACACGACCATTCTTAGAAGAATTTATCGGAAACCTATAGATTATTTAGAAGAAATAACAACAG GCATGGCAGATTTAATTCTGGTCAACAGCAAATTTACTGCATCTACCTTTGCCAAAACTTTCAAGTTTCTCAATGCGAGTGGAATTAGACCTGCTGTGCTCTATCCTGCTGTTAacgtggatcagtttgatgaaGTCAATGCTACCAA GTTGAATTTTCTATCCATCAATCGGTTTGAAAGGAAGAAGAATATAGACCTGGCTATATCCTCTTTTGCAAGGCTCTGCAATAACGAGTTTGATGTCCTTGGAGGTGCCAACAATGAAGGATTTACCTTGACTATTGCAG GTGGTTTTGATAAACGCCTCAGAGAGAATGTCGAGTGTCTGGAAGATTTGAAAAACTTGTCAAAAAGCAAAGGCGTGCTTGATCGAGTTCATTTCGTCACGTCTTGTCCAACGTCTGAGAGAAACACCCTCCTGTCCCAATGCCTCTGTGTTATTTACACACCAAAG GACGAACATTTTGGAATCGTTCCATTGGAAGCAATGGCAGCCCATAAGCCCGTAATTGCATGTAACAGTGGGGGTCCAGTAGAGACAATTAAGAACGGTGTGACAGGCTTCCTGTGTGACCCTACGCCCCAAGAGTTCTCTTTGGCCATGGCAAATTTTATTCGGAATCCTCAGATGTCAGAAACAATGGGGAGTGATGCTCGAAAGCACGTGGTGCAGTCATTCTCTACCAAGATTTTTGGCCAACATCTGAATGCATATCTAGTCGACACAGCTCGGAGAAAGAGAGAATGA
- the LOC140863640 gene encoding DNA polymerase kappa isoform X2 → MKNEEDSNSGNDTARPWQSYHTVYTNAKAGMEGVDKEKVQRIVYEMSKGSKYFENEERKEAYMKQKIETMRMQLAKLTPSDIASYQKIADERLVYLEATRDLSRIWLHVDMDAFYAAVETLSNPSLEGKPMAVGGLSMISTANYEARKFGVRAAMPGFIARKLCPELIFVPTDFKKYTYYSDLTRKVFQKYDPNFFPASLDEAYLDITDFCSDRGLTGEQVAEELRESVHSETGLTCSAGVAPNRLLAKVCSDINKPNGQFLLPNDRMAIMTFVSSLPIRKIGGIGKVTENILKDVLEITTCEEMLQKSGLIFALFSRSSADFFLSVGLGLGRTDTPQFVRRKSMSTERTFPSTKDETSLCQKLVDLAENLSTDLKKEGLCGKTLTLKLKTSCFEVRTRAVTLPRYIFSSEDILKHAMMLLKAELPASFRLMGLRMSQFSEDGKCVSVDPKQKTLSTFIVTDDALGRGLRDQKLSQFNLKDDSSSIDRGTSFSNDTSSWESMDFAHFHQVQNLGHPDPKKGEVVVEDGESLDLQVDCSRKNVDDLSTDHGAIKMVPTGAERVSPSMKYEESCLERQRRAIGCSDDEPVSLHEKEPFLWLNDYRCSICGIELPSSFIDERQEHFDFHLAEKLQEEESSSVPRIPTPRKRLIHEDHKVIHRQKKKKPKACPSKGYNR, encoded by the exons ATGAAGAATGAGGAAGATTCAAATTCTGGAAACGATACCGCTCGTCCATGGCAATCCTATCACACTGTTTACACCAACGCGAAAGCAG GCATGGAAGGGGTGGATAAGGAGAAAGTGCAGAGAATAGTGTATGAGATGAGCAAAGGGTCCAAATATTTCGAGAATGAGGAAAGAAAAGAAGCTTACATGAAGCAGAAAATCGAGACTATGCGGATGCAACTTGCGAAGCTCACTCCCTCGGACATAGCCAGTTATCAGAAG ATTGCTGATGAGAGGTTGGTATATTTAGAGGCCACACGTGACTTGTCTAGGATTTGGCTACATGTTGATATGGATGCTTTTTACGCCGCTGTTGAAACGCTGAGCAATCCTTCTCTGGAAGGCAAGCCAATGGCTGTTGGTGGTTTGTCTATGATCTCAACTGCTAATTATGAG GCGAGGAAATTTGGGGTTAGAGCTGCAATGCCTGGTTTTATTGCCAGGAAATTGTGTCCAGAACTCATTTTTGTTCCAACTGACTTCAAAAAATACACTTACTATAGTGATTTGACCAGGAAAG TTTTCCAGAAATATGATCCCAACTTCTTCCCTGCTAGTTTGGATGAGGCATACCTAGATATAACAGACTTCTGTAGTGACAGGGGATTAACTGGTGAACAA GTGGCAGAAGAGCTCAGAGAAAGTGTTCACAGTGAGACTGGACTCACTTGTAGTGCTGGGGTGGCACCGAATCGCTTACTAGCTAAG GTTTGTTCTGATATCAATAAACCGAATGGACAGTTTCTGTTGCCAAACGACCGTATGGCTATCATGACATTTGTATCTTCGCTACCTATAAGGAAG ATTGGTGGCATTGGTAAAGtcactgaaaatattttgaaagatgTGCTTGAAATTACAACATGCGAGGAAATGCTGCAGAAGAGCGGCTTAATATTTGCTCTATTTTCTCGGTCATCGGCAG ATTTTTTCTTGTCTGTAGGCCTGGGACTTGGAAGGACAGATACACCCCAATTTGTCCGCAGAAAAAGTATGAGTACTGAGAGAACATTTCCATCCACAAAAGATGAGACTTCACTTTGCCAGAAATTGG TTGATCTTGCTGAAAATCTTTCTACTGACTTGAAGAAAGAAGGCCTGTGCGGAAAAACATTGACATTGAAGTTGAAAACATCATGTTTTGAG GTTCGAACTCGGGCAGTGACTTTGCCACGCTACATTTTTTCAAGTGAGGATATTCTGAAGCATGCTATGATGCTTCTTAAGGCTGAACTCCCGGCATCCTTCCGGCTGATGG GACTACGAATGTCTCAATTCAGTGAAGATGGCAAATGTGTTTCAGTAGACCCCAAGCAAAAAACACTTTCTACCTTCATTGTTACAGATGATGCTTTGGGAAGAGGTTTGAGAGACCAAAAGCTTTCACAATTCAATCTCAAGGATGATAGCTCATCCATAGACAGAGGAACCAGTTTCTCTAATGATACAAGTTCATGGGAATCGATGGATTTTGCCCATTTCCACCAAGTACAAAATCTTGGCCACCCTGACCCCAAGAAGGGCGAGGTCGTGGTGGAAGATGGGGAAAGTTTAGATCTTCAGGTTGATTGTTCAAGAAAAAAT GTTGATGACCTCAGTACAGATCATGGGGCAATAAAGATGGTTCCAACCGGTGCTGAAAGAGTTTCCCCTTCCATGAAGTATGAGGAAAGCTGCCTGGAAAGACAGAGAAGAGCAATCGGCTGCAGTGACGATGAACCAGTGTCATTGCATGAAAAAGAACCTTTTCTTTGGTTGAATGATTACAGGTGCTCCATATGTGGTATCGAACTACCCTCTAGCTTCATCGATGAAAGACAAGAACATTTTGACTTCCATCTAGCCGAAAAGCTGCAAGAAGAAGAGTCGAGCAGTGTTCCGAGAATTCCCACACCTAGGAAGAG GCTCATCCATGAAGACCATAAAGTAATCCATCgccaaaagaaaaagaagcCCAAAGCATGTCCTTCGAAAG GCTACAACCGATGA
- the LOC140863640 gene encoding DNA polymerase kappa isoform X1, which yields MKNEEDSNSGNDTARPWQSYHTVYTNAKAGMEGVDKEKVQRIVYEMSKGSKYFENEERKEAYMKQKIETMRMQLAKLTPSDIASYQKIADERLVYLEATRDLSRIWLHVDMDAFYAAVETLSNPSLEGKPMAVGGLSMISTANYEARKFGVRAAMPGFIARKLCPELIFVPTDFKKYTYYSDLTRKVFQKYDPNFFPASLDEAYLDITDFCSDRGLTGEQVAEELRESVHSETGLTCSAGVAPNRLLAKVCSDINKPNGQFLLPNDRMAIMTFVSSLPIRKIGGIGKVTENILKDVLEITTCEEMLQKSGLIFALFSRSSADFFLSVGLGLGRTDTPQFVRRKSMSTERTFPSTKDETSLCQKLVDLAENLSTDLKKEGLCGKTLTLKLKTSCFEVRTRAVTLPRYIFSSEDILKHAMMLLKAELPASFRLMGLRMSQFSEDGKCVSVDPKQKTLSTFIVTDDALGRGLRDQKLSQFNLKDDSSSIDRGTSFSNDTSSWESMDFAHFHQVQNLGHPDPKKGEVVVEDGESLDLQVDCSRKNVDDLSTDHGAIKMVPTGAERVSPSMKYEESCLERQRRAIGCSDDEPVSLHEKEPFLWLNDYRCSICGIELPSSFIDERQEHFDFHLAEKLQEEESSSVPRIPTPRKRLIHEDHKVIHRQKKKKPKACPSKGTHIPIDVFFVKTSQNF from the exons ATGAAGAATGAGGAAGATTCAAATTCTGGAAACGATACCGCTCGTCCATGGCAATCCTATCACACTGTTTACACCAACGCGAAAGCAG GCATGGAAGGGGTGGATAAGGAGAAAGTGCAGAGAATAGTGTATGAGATGAGCAAAGGGTCCAAATATTTCGAGAATGAGGAAAGAAAAGAAGCTTACATGAAGCAGAAAATCGAGACTATGCGGATGCAACTTGCGAAGCTCACTCCCTCGGACATAGCCAGTTATCAGAAG ATTGCTGATGAGAGGTTGGTATATTTAGAGGCCACACGTGACTTGTCTAGGATTTGGCTACATGTTGATATGGATGCTTTTTACGCCGCTGTTGAAACGCTGAGCAATCCTTCTCTGGAAGGCAAGCCAATGGCTGTTGGTGGTTTGTCTATGATCTCAACTGCTAATTATGAG GCGAGGAAATTTGGGGTTAGAGCTGCAATGCCTGGTTTTATTGCCAGGAAATTGTGTCCAGAACTCATTTTTGTTCCAACTGACTTCAAAAAATACACTTACTATAGTGATTTGACCAGGAAAG TTTTCCAGAAATATGATCCCAACTTCTTCCCTGCTAGTTTGGATGAGGCATACCTAGATATAACAGACTTCTGTAGTGACAGGGGATTAACTGGTGAACAA GTGGCAGAAGAGCTCAGAGAAAGTGTTCACAGTGAGACTGGACTCACTTGTAGTGCTGGGGTGGCACCGAATCGCTTACTAGCTAAG GTTTGTTCTGATATCAATAAACCGAATGGACAGTTTCTGTTGCCAAACGACCGTATGGCTATCATGACATTTGTATCTTCGCTACCTATAAGGAAG ATTGGTGGCATTGGTAAAGtcactgaaaatattttgaaagatgTGCTTGAAATTACAACATGCGAGGAAATGCTGCAGAAGAGCGGCTTAATATTTGCTCTATTTTCTCGGTCATCGGCAG ATTTTTTCTTGTCTGTAGGCCTGGGACTTGGAAGGACAGATACACCCCAATTTGTCCGCAGAAAAAGTATGAGTACTGAGAGAACATTTCCATCCACAAAAGATGAGACTTCACTTTGCCAGAAATTGG TTGATCTTGCTGAAAATCTTTCTACTGACTTGAAGAAAGAAGGCCTGTGCGGAAAAACATTGACATTGAAGTTGAAAACATCATGTTTTGAG GTTCGAACTCGGGCAGTGACTTTGCCACGCTACATTTTTTCAAGTGAGGATATTCTGAAGCATGCTATGATGCTTCTTAAGGCTGAACTCCCGGCATCCTTCCGGCTGATGG GACTACGAATGTCTCAATTCAGTGAAGATGGCAAATGTGTTTCAGTAGACCCCAAGCAAAAAACACTTTCTACCTTCATTGTTACAGATGATGCTTTGGGAAGAGGTTTGAGAGACCAAAAGCTTTCACAATTCAATCTCAAGGATGATAGCTCATCCATAGACAGAGGAACCAGTTTCTCTAATGATACAAGTTCATGGGAATCGATGGATTTTGCCCATTTCCACCAAGTACAAAATCTTGGCCACCCTGACCCCAAGAAGGGCGAGGTCGTGGTGGAAGATGGGGAAAGTTTAGATCTTCAGGTTGATTGTTCAAGAAAAAAT GTTGATGACCTCAGTACAGATCATGGGGCAATAAAGATGGTTCCAACCGGTGCTGAAAGAGTTTCCCCTTCCATGAAGTATGAGGAAAGCTGCCTGGAAAGACAGAGAAGAGCAATCGGCTGCAGTGACGATGAACCAGTGTCATTGCATGAAAAAGAACCTTTTCTTTGGTTGAATGATTACAGGTGCTCCATATGTGGTATCGAACTACCCTCTAGCTTCATCGATGAAAGACAAGAACATTTTGACTTCCATCTAGCCGAAAAGCTGCAAGAAGAAGAGTCGAGCAGTGTTCCGAGAATTCCCACACCTAGGAAGAG GCTCATCCATGAAGACCATAAAGTAATCCATCgccaaaagaaaaagaagcCCAAAGCATGTCCTTCGAAAGGTACACACATTCCAATTGATGTGTTCTTTGTAAAGACAAGTCAAAATTTTTGA